One region of Baekduia soli genomic DNA includes:
- the sufB gene encoding Fe-S cluster assembly protein SufB, whose protein sequence is MAATPESTKVLTPDEASLRTLGSDYTERYGFHDAENYLYKAPKGLNREIVEKISELKDEPQWMREFRLKALDYFLARPMPTWGSPMLADVDFDDIHYFVRSSEKASRSWDDVPEDVKRTFDRLGIPEAERKFLAGVGAQYESEVVYHQVNKELEAQGVVFLDMDTALREHEDIVKEYFATIIPPNDNKLAALNSAVWSGGSFVYVPPGVHVEMPLQAYFRINTENMGQFERTLIIADEGSYVHYVEGCTAPTYSSDSLHSAVVELIAKPGARIRYTTVQNWSNNVYNLVTKRAVAQTDATVEWVDCNLGSKLTMKYPAVYLMGERAHGEVLSIAFAGAGQHQDAGAKIVHAAPNTTSNIFAKSISKDGGRSSYRGLLEVAKGAHGSKSKVVCDALLLDEHSRSDTYPTIRINEDAVDVGHEATVSKVGDEQLFYLMSHGLSEEEAGKLIVNGFIEPIVKELPMEYAVEMNRLIELQMEGSIG, encoded by the coding sequence ATGGCTGCCACGCCCGAGTCCACGAAGGTCCTGACCCCCGACGAGGCCTCCCTCCGGACCCTCGGCTCCGACTACACGGAGCGCTACGGGTTCCACGACGCCGAGAACTACCTCTACAAGGCGCCGAAGGGCCTCAACCGCGAGATCGTCGAGAAGATCTCCGAGCTCAAGGACGAGCCGCAGTGGATGCGCGAGTTCCGCCTCAAGGCGCTGGACTACTTCCTCGCGCGCCCCATGCCGACGTGGGGCTCGCCGATGCTCGCCGACGTCGACTTCGACGACATCCACTACTTCGTGCGGTCCTCCGAGAAGGCCAGCCGCTCCTGGGACGACGTGCCCGAGGACGTCAAGCGCACGTTCGACCGCCTCGGGATCCCCGAGGCCGAGCGCAAGTTCCTGGCCGGCGTCGGCGCCCAGTACGAGTCCGAGGTCGTCTACCACCAGGTCAACAAGGAGCTCGAGGCCCAGGGCGTCGTGTTCCTCGACATGGACACCGCGCTGCGCGAGCACGAGGACATCGTCAAGGAGTACTTCGCGACGATCATCCCGCCCAACGACAACAAGCTCGCCGCGCTCAACAGCGCCGTGTGGTCGGGCGGCTCGTTCGTCTACGTGCCGCCGGGCGTGCACGTCGAGATGCCGCTGCAGGCCTACTTCCGCATCAACACGGAGAACATGGGCCAGTTCGAGCGCACGCTGATCATCGCCGACGAGGGCTCCTACGTGCACTACGTCGAGGGCTGCACGGCCCCGACCTACTCGTCGGACTCGCTGCACTCCGCGGTCGTCGAGCTCATCGCCAAGCCGGGCGCGCGCATCCGCTACACGACGGTGCAGAACTGGTCCAACAACGTCTACAACCTGGTCACCAAGCGTGCGGTCGCCCAGACCGACGCCACGGTCGAGTGGGTCGACTGCAACCTCGGCTCCAAGCTGACGATGAAGTACCCCGCCGTCTACCTCATGGGCGAGCGCGCCCACGGCGAGGTCCTGTCCATCGCCTTCGCGGGCGCGGGCCAGCACCAGGACGCCGGCGCCAAGATCGTCCACGCCGCGCCGAACACCACGAGCAACATCTTCGCCAAGTCGATCTCCAAGGACGGCGGCCGCTCGTCCTACCGCGGCCTGCTCGAGGTCGCCAAGGGCGCGCACGGCTCGAAGTCCAAGGTCGTCTGCGACGCGCTGCTGCTCGACGAGCACTCGCGCTCGGACACCTACCCGACGATCCGCATCAACGAGGATGCCGTCGACGTCGGTCACGAGGCCACGGTCTCCAAGGTCGGCGACGAGCAGCTCTTCTACCTCATGTCGCACGGCCTCAGCGAGGAGGAGGCGGGCAAGCTCATCGTCAACGGCTTCATCGAGCCCATCGTCAAGGAGCTCCCGATGGAGTACGCCGTCGAGATGAACCGCCTGATCGAGCTGCAGATGGAGGGCTCCATTGGCTAG
- a CDS encoding phospholipase D-like domain-containing protein, with translation MDGRDGPITLHTLTDGGQTAEAVAAHLIAFLGTAHTSLDIALYDVRLPGAVGDAVAGTVRSAAGRGVAVRIAYNVDGARRVPFPPPPRTRPDILAQLGVPLRGIGGEPDLMHHKYVVRDGTGVWTGSTNWTLDSWTREENVIVTVDSAAVAAAYARDFDDLWSRGRVEGSGERDAVAVSVGGTATVAPWFCPGRGEALAHRIAAVIGRARRRVRIASPVLTSGPVLGTLAEVCAERRVDVAGVCDWTQVLQVFDQWGANPASSWKAPLLAQVLEGAAFHGKRSTPYAPGTVHDYMHAKVTVADDVTFVGSFNLSRSGELNAENVLEIDDPGVAQHMADYIDAVRARYDDVTPPVAPSAVTGPPGASAPPRRA, from the coding sequence ATGGACGGACGCGACGGACCCATCACGCTGCACACCCTGACCGACGGCGGCCAGACCGCCGAGGCGGTGGCGGCCCACCTCATCGCGTTCCTGGGCACGGCCCACACGAGCCTCGACATCGCGCTGTACGACGTGCGCCTGCCCGGCGCCGTCGGCGACGCCGTCGCCGGCACCGTGCGCTCGGCCGCGGGGCGCGGCGTCGCGGTGCGCATCGCCTACAACGTCGACGGCGCCCGGCGCGTCCCGTTCCCGCCGCCGCCGCGGACCCGTCCGGACATCCTCGCCCAGCTCGGCGTGCCGCTGCGCGGCATCGGAGGCGAGCCGGACCTCATGCACCACAAGTACGTCGTGCGCGACGGGACCGGCGTGTGGACGGGATCGACGAACTGGACGCTGGACTCGTGGACCCGCGAGGAGAACGTCATCGTCACCGTCGACTCGGCGGCGGTCGCGGCCGCCTACGCGCGCGACTTCGACGACCTGTGGTCCCGCGGCCGCGTCGAGGGCTCGGGCGAGCGCGACGCCGTCGCGGTCTCCGTCGGCGGCACCGCCACGGTCGCGCCCTGGTTCTGCCCGGGGCGTGGCGAGGCGCTGGCCCACCGCATCGCGGCCGTCATCGGCCGCGCCCGCCGCCGCGTGCGCATCGCCTCCCCCGTGCTGACCTCCGGGCCCGTGCTCGGGACCCTGGCCGAGGTCTGCGCCGAGCGGCGCGTCGACGTCGCCGGGGTGTGCGACTGGACCCAGGTCCTGCAGGTCTTCGACCAGTGGGGCGCCAACCCCGCGTCGTCGTGGAAGGCACCGCTGCTCGCGCAGGTGCTCGAGGGGGCCGCCTTCCACGGCAAGCGCTCGACGCCCTATGCGCCGGGCACCGTCCACGACTACATGCACGCCAAGGTGACGGTCGCCGACGACGTGACGTTCGTCGGCTCGTTCAACCTGTCGCGGTCGGGCGAGCTCAACGCCGAGAACGTGCTGGAGATCGACGACCCGGGGGTCGCCCAGCACATGGCCGACTACATCGACGCGGTGCGCGCCCGCTACGACGACGTGACGCCGCCCGTGGCGCCGTCGGCGGTCACGGGTCCTCCTGGCGCGTCCGCGCCGCCTCGACGAGCCTGA
- a CDS encoding peptidoglycan-binding domain-containing protein, with product MLLVPAAAGAATSASSTSSAALGKSTLRRGDTGAAVKALQRLLTRAGFKTTADGQFGSGTAKVLRRFQRAADLKATGVADAATVSALRRATNGSASRNTNGGFGLRSAGGSQHLGDRIPLQQGMSGHDVRILQDFLTRAGFKTGIDGEFGAGTLKSVKLFETDRQVAQDGIVDAADIDLLRSLVAGDGGAPATAAQPPPLAPGDKATIGADGLAVAPASAPDPVKQIIAAGNEIAKTPYHYGGGHGTWQDTGYDCSGSVSYALHGAGLLDQALPSGDFTSWGEPGPGQWVTLYANGGHIYMMVAGLRYDTSGRQQDGTRWHADTRSSSGYTAVHPPGL from the coding sequence GTGCTCCTCGTCCCCGCCGCCGCGGGCGCCGCCACCTCGGCCTCGAGCACCAGTTCGGCCGCTCTGGGCAAGAGCACCCTGCGCCGCGGCGACACCGGCGCCGCGGTCAAGGCGCTGCAGCGCCTGCTGACCCGGGCCGGGTTCAAGACCACCGCCGACGGCCAGTTCGGGTCCGGCACCGCGAAGGTCCTGCGCCGCTTCCAGCGCGCGGCCGACCTCAAGGCCACCGGCGTCGCCGACGCGGCCACCGTCAGCGCCCTGCGGCGCGCCACCAACGGCTCGGCGTCGCGCAACACCAACGGCGGGTTCGGCCTGCGCAGCGCCGGCGGGTCCCAGCACCTCGGCGACCGCATCCCGCTCCAGCAGGGCATGAGCGGCCACGACGTCCGGATCCTCCAGGACTTCCTCACCCGCGCCGGGTTCAAGACCGGCATCGACGGCGAGTTCGGGGCGGGCACCCTCAAGAGCGTCAAGCTCTTCGAGACCGACCGGCAGGTCGCCCAGGACGGGATCGTCGACGCCGCCGACATCGACCTCCTGCGCTCCCTGGTCGCCGGGGACGGTGGCGCCCCCGCCACGGCGGCCCAGCCCCCGCCGCTGGCGCCCGGCGACAAGGCCACGATCGGCGCCGACGGCCTGGCGGTCGCCCCGGCCAGCGCGCCCGACCCGGTCAAGCAGATCATCGCCGCCGGCAACGAGATCGCCAAGACGCCCTACCACTACGGCGGCGGGCACGGCACGTGGCAGGACACGGGCTACGACTGCTCGGGCTCGGTCTCCTACGCGCTGCATGGCGCGGGCCTGCTCGACCAGGCCCTGCCCTCCGGCGACTTCACCTCCTGGGGCGAGCCCGGCCCCGGCCAGTGGGTGACCCTGTACGCCAACGGCGGCCACATCTACATGATGGTGGCGGGCCTGCGCTACGACACCAGCGGCCGCCAGCAGGACGGCACGCGCTGGCATGCCGACACCCGGTCGAGCAGCGGCTACACGGCCGTCCACCCGCCCGGCCTCTGA
- a CDS encoding Rieske (2Fe-2S) protein, with protein sequence MPEIIDICPVTELPPGAMRVVEWEDLEIAVINCAGELFAIEDRCSHDDGPLAEGVLHQDACAIECPRHGSLFDLRTGFPKTLPAYEPVETFSVRVQGDLIKLEVE encoded by the coding sequence TTGCCCGAGATCATCGACATCTGCCCCGTGACCGAGCTCCCCCCGGGCGCCATGCGCGTCGTGGAATGGGAGGACCTCGAGATCGCCGTCATCAACTGCGCCGGAGAGCTGTTCGCGATCGAGGATCGCTGCTCCCACGACGACGGTCCGCTGGCCGAGGGCGTCCTGCACCAGGACGCCTGCGCGATCGAATGCCCGCGGCACGGCTCCCTGTTCGACCTGCGCACCGGATTCCCGAAGACCCTTCCTGCCTATGAGCCCGTGGAGACCTTCTCCGTCCGGGTCCAAGGCGACCTGATCAAGCTGGAGGTCGAGTAG
- a CDS encoding long-chain-fatty-acid--CoA ligase — translation MSANLATILTASAGRHPDRVALKLDDADFSYALLDEAAARVAAMLKAKGVEPGDRVGIMLPNVPYFPVAYYGVLRAGGVVVPMNVLLKGREAGFYLSDPQAKLLFAWHDFADAARQGAEAAGAELVLVKPGEIEGIIFEHEPDPEVAERADDDTAVILYTSGTTGTPKGAELTHSNMRRNAEASVALFGLAEDVVVLGALPLFHSFGQTCGMNATILAGGCLTLIPRFEPAKALEIIQRDHVTVFEGVPTMYNAMLHLDGREQYDTSSLKVCASGGAALPVELLHGFEAAFGCKVLEGYGLSETSPVASFNHPDRERKAGSIGTPIEGVEMKVVDESDDEVAPGEVGEIVIRGHNVMKGYWGRPDATEEVMRGGWFHTGDMAKVDEDGYFFIVDRKKDLIIRGGYNVYPREIEEVLYEHPAVREAAVVAVPHPELGEEVGAAVVLKDGEDVDEDAIRAYVKENVAAYKYPRHVWFVDELPKGPTGKILKREIEAPDVESAGSQDG, via the coding sequence ATGAGCGCCAACCTCGCGACGATCCTCACCGCCTCCGCGGGGCGTCATCCCGACCGCGTCGCGCTCAAGCTCGACGACGCGGATTTCAGCTACGCGTTGCTCGACGAGGCCGCCGCGCGGGTGGCGGCGATGCTGAAGGCCAAGGGCGTCGAGCCCGGCGACCGCGTCGGGATCATGCTGCCCAACGTCCCCTACTTCCCCGTGGCCTACTACGGGGTGCTGCGCGCCGGCGGCGTCGTCGTCCCGATGAACGTCCTGCTCAAGGGCCGCGAGGCCGGGTTCTACCTCTCGGACCCGCAGGCCAAGCTCCTCTTCGCCTGGCACGACTTCGCCGACGCCGCGCGCCAGGGCGCCGAGGCGGCCGGGGCCGAGCTCGTCCTCGTCAAGCCCGGCGAGATCGAGGGCATCATCTTCGAGCACGAGCCCGACCCCGAGGTCGCCGAGCGCGCCGACGACGACACCGCGGTCATCCTCTACACGTCGGGCACGACCGGGACGCCCAAGGGCGCCGAGCTCACCCACAGCAACATGCGCCGCAACGCCGAGGCGTCCGTGGCGCTGTTCGGGCTGGCCGAGGACGTCGTGGTCCTGGGGGCACTGCCGTTGTTCCACTCCTTCGGCCAGACGTGCGGGATGAACGCCACGATCCTCGCGGGCGGCTGCCTCACGCTCATCCCGCGCTTCGAGCCGGCCAAGGCCCTGGAGATCATCCAGCGTGACCACGTCACCGTCTTCGAGGGCGTGCCGACGATGTACAACGCGATGCTGCACCTCGACGGCCGCGAGCAGTACGACACGTCGTCGCTGAAGGTCTGCGCCTCGGGCGGCGCGGCCCTGCCCGTCGAGCTGCTGCACGGCTTCGAGGCGGCGTTCGGCTGCAAGGTCCTGGAGGGCTACGGCCTCTCGGAGACCTCGCCGGTGGCCTCGTTCAACCACCCCGACCGCGAGCGCAAGGCGGGGTCCATCGGCACGCCCATCGAGGGCGTGGAGATGAAGGTCGTCGACGAGTCCGACGACGAGGTGGCCCCCGGCGAGGTCGGCGAGATCGTCATCCGCGGCCACAACGTCATGAAGGGCTACTGGGGCAGGCCCGATGCGACCGAGGAGGTCATGCGCGGCGGGTGGTTCCACACGGGCGACATGGCCAAGGTCGACGAGGACGGCTACTTCTTCATCGTGGACCGCAAGAAGGACCTCATCATCCGCGGCGGCTACAACGTCTACCCGCGCGAGATCGAGGAGGTGCTCTACGAGCACCCGGCCGTCCGCGAGGCCGCAGTCGTCGCCGTTCCGCACCCCGAGCTGGGGGAGGAGGTCGGTGCCGCCGTCGTGCTCAAGGACGGCGAGGACGTCGACGAGGACGCCATCCGGGCCTACGTGAAGGAGAACGTCGCGGCCTACAAATACCCGCGGCACGTGTGGTTCGTCGACGAGCTGCCCAAGGGTCCCACCGGCAAGATCCTCAAGCGTGAGATCGAGGCGCCGGACGTCGAGTCCGCCGGTTCGCAGGACGGCTGA
- the arfB gene encoding alternative ribosome rescue aminoacyl-tRNA hydrolase ArfB: protein MSDDALHPTRSVRIPLTEVVLRASRSSGPGGQHANVTASRIEASFDVAASTALTPEQRRRVMDRCGPVVRAVAQDARSQARNRELALQRLEERLARALHVQRSRTPTRPTKASRTRRLDAKARRSSVKRARRPPGDD from the coding sequence ATGAGCGACGACGCCCTGCATCCCACCCGCTCGGTCCGCATCCCGCTGACCGAGGTCGTGCTGCGGGCGAGCCGGTCCTCGGGGCCGGGCGGCCAGCACGCCAACGTGACCGCGTCGCGGATCGAGGCCTCCTTCGACGTGGCGGCCTCCACGGCGCTGACCCCCGAGCAGCGCCGCCGCGTCATGGACCGCTGCGGGCCGGTCGTGCGGGCGGTGGCCCAGGACGCCCGCAGCCAGGCCCGCAACCGGGAGCTGGCCCTCCAGCGCCTGGAGGAGCGCCTGGCCCGCGCCCTGCACGTCCAGCGCTCGCGGACCCCGACGCGCCCCACGAAGGCCTCGCGGACGCGCCGCCTGGACGCCAAGGCCCGCCGCTCGTCGGTCAAGCGCGCCCGCCGGCCACCGGGCGACGACTGA
- a CDS encoding SigB/SigF/SigG family RNA polymerase sigma factor, whose translation MTVVSTPRPAEGTTHLPPRTDAQLLEAYAHSRDPRLRSALVERFLPLARSIAKRYRKAEEPFDDLLQVASLGLLKAIDRFDPARGIAFSSFAVPTIVGELRRHFRDRCWSVRPPRELQERALEVDKYRTELTTRLGRSPSVREIGQALELDDEQVLEALQAQQGMRATSLDAPRGNGEDQDATLADAFGAEDPELGRAEHRATLSRLFERLDEREQRVLRLRFEEDLTQEEIGRIVGVSQMQVSRIIRGAVGKLSASRGRSL comes from the coding sequence ATGACGGTCGTTTCCACGCCTCGTCCCGCCGAGGGCACCACCCACCTGCCCCCGCGCACCGACGCCCAGCTGCTGGAGGCCTATGCGCACTCGCGCGATCCCCGTCTCCGCAGCGCCCTCGTCGAGCGCTTCCTGCCGCTGGCCCGCTCGATCGCCAAGCGCTACCGCAAGGCCGAGGAGCCCTTCGACGACCTGCTGCAGGTCGCCAGCCTCGGGCTTCTGAAGGCGATCGACCGCTTCGACCCCGCCCGCGGAATCGCGTTCTCGAGCTTTGCCGTGCCGACCATCGTCGGCGAGCTGCGCCGCCACTTCCGCGACCGCTGCTGGTCGGTGCGCCCGCCGCGCGAGCTGCAGGAGCGCGCGCTGGAGGTCGACAAGTACCGCACCGAGCTCACGACACGGCTGGGGCGCTCACCGTCGGTCCGCGAGATCGGCCAGGCGCTCGAGCTCGACGACGAGCAGGTGCTCGAGGCGCTGCAGGCCCAGCAGGGCATGCGCGCCACGTCGCTGGACGCCCCGCGCGGCAACGGCGAGGACCAGGACGCCACGCTGGCCGACGCGTTCGGCGCCGAGGACCCCGAGCTGGGCCGCGCGGAGCATCGCGCGACGCTGTCGCGGCTCTTCGAGCGCCTCGACGAGCGCGAGCAGCGCGTGCTGCGCCTGCGCTTCGAGGAGGACCTCACCCAGGAGGAGATCGGCCGCATCGTCGGCGTCTCCCAGATGCAGGTCTCGCGCATCATCCGCGGCGCGGTGGGCAAGCTGTCCGCGTCGCGCGGCCGGTCGCTCTGA
- a CDS encoding LOG family protein, protein MPPHPERPPATTDEELLGTKRRSIVATRTESERVEVIEHELRTGFGALRELGPAVSFFGSARTPPEADAYAKARETARRLGEAGFAIITGGGPGIMEAANRGARDADATSVGLNIELPFEQAANAYQDIELRFSYFFTRKLMFVRYATAFVVMPGGFGTLDELFEALVLEQVDKIRDFPIILFGTAFWAGLQAWIVERLLDEGLIGPADPGLLVATDDPAEVVRLVEAARTRQEDP, encoded by the coding sequence GTGCCGCCGCACCCCGAACGCCCGCCCGCGACCACCGACGAGGAGCTGCTCGGCACCAAGCGCCGCTCCATCGTCGCCACGCGCACCGAGTCCGAGCGCGTCGAGGTCATCGAGCACGAGCTGCGCACGGGCTTCGGCGCGCTGCGCGAGCTGGGTCCCGCCGTGTCGTTCTTCGGCTCGGCGCGCACGCCGCCCGAGGCCGACGCCTACGCGAAGGCCCGCGAGACCGCACGCCGGCTGGGCGAGGCCGGCTTCGCGATCATCACGGGCGGCGGTCCCGGGATCATGGAGGCCGCCAACCGCGGCGCGCGCGACGCGGACGCCACGTCGGTCGGGCTGAACATCGAGCTGCCGTTCGAGCAGGCGGCCAATGCCTACCAGGACATCGAGCTGCGGTTCTCATACTTCTTCACCCGCAAGCTCATGTTCGTGCGCTACGCCACGGCGTTCGTGGTCATGCCCGGCGGCTTCGGGACGCTGGACGAGCTGTTCGAGGCGCTCGTCCTCGAGCAGGTCGACAAGATCCGCGACTTCCCCATCATCCTGTTCGGGACGGCGTTCTGGGCGGGCCTGCAGGCGTGGATCGTCGAGCGCCTGCTCGACGAGGGCCTCATAGGCCCCGCCGACCCCGGGCTGCTCGTGGCCACCGACGATCCGGCCGAGGTCGTCAGGCTCGTCGAGGCGGCGCGGACGCGCCAGGAGGACCCGTGA
- a CDS encoding M20/M25/M40 family metallo-hydrolase: MDPWIAARATAIAARAERELEALVGVSTPSGDVRGAQEAAAIAAALLPDGAEVEHVPCSSPGHAPDLVARLRGTGRGRILLLGHLDTVVAHDGHRPLEPDPDDADRLFGSGTVDMKGGDVLALGVMRALAAEPERFAEIALLLVVDEEWRVGPFAHVERFAGFDACLCFEAGELTTGGEDAVVVKRKAAGTVEVLAQGRSAHSGSAPDRGVNALLALAEAARAIAGCHDPRGPERLTAVPTVLHSGDAFNVVPAEGRLIADVRADRLEAFAAVLAAVPAQVGGATLTTRLAREWPGMDARAATGPLLEQAGALLGRRVAGAARGGASDASHFASAIPLTVDGLGPRGGAAHNPGEFVRVSSLRTRAEVALAVALAALDPGNGA; encoded by the coding sequence GTGGACCCCTGGATCGCCGCCCGCGCCACCGCCATCGCCGCACGTGCCGAGCGCGAGCTCGAGGCCCTCGTCGGCGTCTCGACCCCGTCGGGCGACGTCCGCGGCGCCCAGGAGGCCGCCGCCATCGCCGCGGCGCTCCTGCCCGACGGCGCCGAGGTCGAGCACGTGCCGTGCTCCTCGCCCGGCCACGCCCCCGACCTGGTGGCGCGCCTGAGGGGCACGGGACGCGGGCGCATCCTCCTGCTCGGTCACCTCGACACGGTCGTCGCCCACGACGGCCACCGTCCCCTGGAGCCCGACCCTGACGACGCCGACCGCCTGTTCGGGTCGGGGACCGTGGACATGAAGGGCGGCGACGTCCTGGCGCTCGGCGTCATGCGCGCGCTGGCCGCCGAGCCCGAGCGCTTCGCCGAGATCGCGCTGCTGCTCGTCGTCGACGAGGAGTGGCGCGTCGGCCCGTTCGCCCACGTGGAGCGGTTCGCGGGCTTCGACGCCTGCCTGTGCTTCGAGGCCGGCGAGCTCACCACCGGCGGCGAGGACGCGGTCGTCGTCAAGCGCAAGGCGGCGGGGACCGTCGAGGTGCTGGCCCAGGGCCGGTCGGCGCACTCGGGCTCGGCGCCCGACCGCGGCGTCAACGCCCTGCTGGCGCTCGCCGAGGCCGCCCGGGCCATCGCCGGCTGCCACGATCCCCGCGGCCCCGAGCGGCTGACCGCCGTGCCGACCGTGCTGCACAGCGGCGACGCCTTCAACGTGGTCCCCGCCGAGGGCCGGCTCATCGCCGACGTCCGGGCCGACCGGCTCGAGGCCTTCGCCGCCGTGCTGGCCGCCGTGCCGGCGCAGGTCGGCGGCGCGACGCTGACGACGCGCCTGGCGCGCGAGTGGCCGGGGATGGACGCGCGCGCGGCGACGGGCCCGCTGCTCGAGCAGGCCGGGGCGCTGCTGGGGCGGCGCGTGGCCGGCGCGGCCCGCGGCGGCGCCAGCGATGCCAGCCACTTCGCCTCGGCGATCCCCCTGACCGTCGACGGCCTCGGCCCCCGCGGCGGGGCCGCGCACAACCCCGGGGAGTTCGTGCGGGTCTCGTCGCTGCGGACCCGCGCCGAGGTCGCGCTCGCCGTCGCGCTCGCGGCCCTGGATCCTGGAAATGGGGCGTGA
- the sufD gene encoding Fe-S cluster assembly protein SufD, whose amino-acid sequence MPQLGVELPTFKGTPGWEFTPIDKLDLAALPAAPAGTGTAGVALLAPEGGVGPSEEEPGTSDPSALIVAPLRVALERHAEVVGRHFGTVVRPSYFATVNADQWTDGTLVYVPRNVKVEAPIVITTVQDRPGTSLHHRTLVVLEEGAEAEVWDQVASSHDEEALVNGVVELVVGDNATLRYFGAQTVNEKTWVFGSQRAVLGKDAELDWTTLGFGGSNGKVFLETTLAGRGSTAKVTGAYATRGRQHIDYDTLQEHAAADTVSDLAFRGLVSGRSTAVWRGMIKVDPGAQRTDAFQEARNLLIGNKAHADAIPGLEILADDVRCTHAAAIAQIDPEQIFYLRSRGLERPVAERLVVEGFLGAVVERYAEGPIRDTLAGAIDARLATVLG is encoded by the coding sequence GTGCCGCAGCTCGGCGTCGAGCTGCCCACGTTCAAGGGGACGCCCGGCTGGGAGTTCACCCCGATCGACAAGCTCGACCTCGCGGCGCTGCCGGCCGCCCCGGCCGGCACCGGCACCGCGGGCGTCGCGCTGCTTGCGCCCGAGGGCGGCGTGGGCCCCTCCGAGGAGGAGCCCGGGACATCGGACCCATCTGCCCTCATCGTCGCCCCGTTGCGCGTGGCGCTCGAGCGCCACGCCGAGGTCGTCGGCCGGCACTTCGGCACCGTCGTGCGCCCGTCGTACTTCGCGACGGTCAACGCCGACCAGTGGACCGACGGCACCCTGGTCTACGTCCCGCGCAACGTCAAGGTCGAGGCCCCGATCGTCATCACGACGGTCCAGGACCGCCCGGGCACCTCGCTGCACCACCGCACGCTCGTGGTGCTCGAGGAGGGCGCGGAGGCCGAGGTCTGGGACCAGGTCGCGTCCTCCCACGACGAGGAGGCGCTCGTCAACGGCGTCGTCGAGCTCGTCGTCGGCGACAACGCCACGCTGCGCTACTTCGGCGCCCAGACCGTCAACGAGAAGACCTGGGTCTTCGGGTCCCAGCGCGCCGTCCTGGGCAAGGACGCCGAGCTGGACTGGACGACGCTGGGCTTCGGCGGCTCCAACGGCAAGGTGTTCCTGGAGACCACGCTGGCCGGCCGCGGGTCGACGGCCAAGGTCACCGGCGCCTACGCCACGCGCGGGCGCCAGCACATCGACTACGACACGCTCCAGGAGCACGCGGCGGCCGACACGGTCTCCGACCTCGCGTTCCGCGGGCTGGTCAGCGGGCGGTCCACGGCGGTCTGGCGCGGCATGATCAAGGTCGACCCGGGCGCGCAGCGCACCGACGCCTTCCAGGAGGCGCGCAACCTGCTCATCGGCAACAAGGCCCACGCCGACGCCATCCCCGGCCTGGAGATCCTCGCCGACGACGTGCGCTGCACCCACGCCGCCGCGATCGCCCAGATCGACCCCGAGCAGATCTTCTACCTGCGCTCGCGCGGACTGGAGCGCCCCGTGGCCGAGCGGCTCGTGGTCGAGGGCTTCCTCGGCGCCGTCGTCGAGCGCTACGCCGAGGGCCCGATCCGCGACACGCTGGCCGGCGCCATCGACGCGCGCCTGGCGACCGTCCTGGGCTAG
- a CDS encoding peroxiredoxin yields MGELAPDFELQGTAGRFRLGDHRGRRVVLAFYPGDETPVCTKQFCSYRDRSEDLSALDAIVVGISGQDVASHEAFTANHGLTVPLLADPDKAVARAYGVARPVLGTQRATFVIDEAGRVAWKKLHALGLDFVSVDQLTQVLANARPGGEVRSAGARPGGETRGPRSPST; encoded by the coding sequence GTGGGTGAGCTTGCGCCCGACTTCGAGCTCCAGGGCACCGCCGGCCGCTTCCGCCTCGGCGACCATCGCGGCCGCCGCGTGGTGCTGGCGTTCTACCCCGGCGACGAGACGCCCGTGTGCACGAAGCAGTTCTGCTCCTACCGCGACCGCTCGGAGGACCTCTCGGCGCTCGATGCGATCGTCGTGGGCATCTCGGGCCAGGACGTCGCCAGCCACGAGGCGTTCACCGCCAACCACGGCCTGACCGTCCCGCTGCTCGCCGATCCCGACAAGGCCGTCGCGCGCGCCTACGGCGTGGCGCGCCCCGTCCTGGGGACCCAGCGCGCGACGTTCGTCATCGACGAGGCCGGCCGCGTCGCGTGGAAGAAGCTCCACGCGCTGGGCCTGGACTTCGTCAGCGTGGACCAGCTCACGCAGGTGCTGGCGAACGCTCGCCCAGGAGGCGAGGTTCGCTCGGCGGGTGCTCGCCCAGGAGGCGAAACCCGCGGCCCGCGGTCTCCGTCGACCTAG